In Papaver somniferum cultivar HN1 chromosome 9, ASM357369v1, whole genome shotgun sequence, the genomic stretch CTATGTCCATGGACAACTAAATCTATCAGTAAGCATACTTTATATGAACTATAATCAGCTAACCACGTGTTTTAGGTTGGGGAATGAATGAGTTATTCGGTAGGATATAGGGGGATTGAGAAGTCACAGGATGACTGATAAGTCTCGGGATGTCTCTGTCATATGTGATAATAGTTTTCCGCTCAATGCCGAAGTAGAGTACCTCTAGTACTGTAGAACAATTACCACAATTCAATTGAACCAAGAGCAGTTGAGACCTGTGAGCTGCGAGTGGATGTTtggtttgaaatctaggccttaAAATTTCTGTTTAAACATGTCAGTTGGCGCCAATGATTATGCAAATGTAATAATGTATAAATACTAATGCAATTATTGTTTTCTCGGCATTTCCTCTTGTGCAATTGGTGCAACAGCAGTCTATTACAGAATACTCGAATGATCTTAAAGATGAGAGTTTGAATACTAGGAGTGTCCGAGGTTTTCTTCGTTACACATTTTTTATGAAACCCATCCATAGCAGGTCACTTTAATATGTTGTCTCTATCTATATGTGTAGAGTCAAAATTAACgatatattttaatttattgaTTTGTTCCATTAAGCTCATCCAGAGATAGGTGGAATCTTTGGAAAAGTTGTTTTTATATACAGTAGCTTGTTTGAACGAAACACCGTATCGTATATTATATTCTTTCTTTGTCAATGAAGGAATAGTTATCTACCTTTCCTTTAAAAGATGTCTTCTACTTTATTTCCCTTTGATGCTCTAAACTGTACTCTTTTAGGATCTTCTCTAATTCTGTTTTTGCACGTTTAATCTACAGGTTGAGAGCATCGTTCTGAGTATTATTTCCATGCTTTCAAGTCCAAATGATGAATCCCCGGCAAATGTTGAAGCCGCTGTAAGTGTCCTGTTTCATTGTTGTTTTATACAAATATCTTAGTGGTTATATTTATTTTTGCCATGGGCGTCATATCTTTGGTTTCTAATGTAGTTAATGTTCGGGTAATTTGCAGAAGGAATGGAGAGACAAGAGGGATGAATTTAAAAAGAAAGTGAGCAGAGTTGTGAGGAAGTCCCAAGAATTTTTCTGAATGGCAAGTCAGAGAGTTTCAAACTCACAGTCAAGGAAGCGACAATGCAAAATTTGCTCCAAGTCAACGTTCGTTTGCATAAGCGAACTACAAGAAGAAGAGAGACTGGTTGTTGGGTCATGTGGTCGTCATCGTAATGCATCATCGATTCAGTAATTGTGGAACTTCAATTCAAGTTCTTATatctatatctttttcttttctgtttatttattttgcagtAATTCTCTTAGTGGTAAACATTCTAAAAAAATGTGTATTCAGTTAAGTTTGATTCGGAGTTTTTTTTTCTATGTATAAACTTTGGTTTGATGCTTCTTCTTAACCTAATTAAGAGAAACCCTACATGAAGAGAGAATGCAGTCCTAAGCAGATGTACACAATACTTTCTTGTGAATTCTGCTGTCCCAGAGTGATCACCATTAGCTGAGAGCAAGTGGTTTATTGCTCGAATATAGAGGCAGATATGTTGCCGGTGATGTCTTCGGTTTTGCGATTACGGTCAGATTGGTTTAATCAACCAAGCAAAGAAAAACACCATGGGTGCTATCAGCATCATGCAGAGATTTGTAGCGGGCAGAGTGCCTTATTTGTACTCCCTACTATAATGCAAACAAACCTTCACTTTACTGAGTTGGTAAAGGGGGCTTGACAAATCTGAAGTTCAAATCCCACTTGAATCAAAGAAGAATGTATTTGTTTCTTCCCTTGCGGGGTGAAAGAAAAACTTCTCTGAAGTGTCCACTCATTGGTACATAAGAGAGGAGAAGTCTGAAGTTCAAGTCCGGCTTGCATCAAGGGAGTACGtatttgtttttccccatctggGGAGAAAAAACACTTCTCTGAAGTGTCCGATCATTCCGAGTTGGTAAGGGGTATGATCTGGAGAAGTCTGGAATTCAAATCCCACTTGCATCAGGGAGGGTGTCTTTAtagtttcacaaaattggttaaaaagaccaaaatcaacaattcctgggtgaaaaagacttgtacattttgatactgtctaaatggacaaaaataaaaaagatactgttcaaatggatAAAAgtataaaaatagtcaggatgtaaccagtttcatcctacccattttcaaatactttttcttatttttaatttacatgaggatgcatcaagtttcatccttgctattttttaagtttaagccaggatgaatccagtttcatccttgctaattcTTTTTTGTCCATtttacccatactaattttttactcgtccatttgaaccatgttttaaaattttttggacaaatgacccattttccggtaTAGTTTATTCTTCTATCCACGTGGTAAGAAAAGTCGAGTCTCTCCCGGATGCCGGTAAGGTTTGAACTCAAGACATCTTTGTACCACCAAGAGCCTAACCAATCAAGTGAATGGACAGTTGTGAAAACTTCTAGCAGATTAGATATTAGAACTTAGATTCTTTCTCATGCCTAGCCACTTGTGAAACAGAGACTTTCTTTATAATTTAGAACTTAAGCAGCCAAATAAACATGGAGGTATGATAATGTAGATGAAAAAAAGGAGAAAGGAATGGGAACAAAAGAAAGCAAGAAGAAACTAGGAAAGAGAGCAATGACAGGACAATATAACAAACACAACTAACACCAGAAAAAAGAAGTGGTTTCTTACCAAAGTCATAGCAATCAGATGTACCCCAATGCTTAAGGGATTGATCAAATTGGGTGACAAACCCCTCCAccctacaaaaaaagaaaaagaaaaagaaaaagtaccCACTAATTATTTTGGTCAGACTCTTGGTAGTTGTACTAATGTGCCTCGAGTTCGAACTTGAACATTTGAACCCTTGACCTCATGGTTCAACCGCTAAGATTCTGACCAAGTTAACCAAGGGGTATTCCTGTAAGATTTTCGACCAGATTTCAATTTGTCGCCAATGTTAAGATTAAGTAATTATTTTTCTACAATCCAAAATTTGGGTTATGATATAAATTTTGAATTGTAAATACATATTTTTCAACATTACCAATAGGGAGTACTAAATTACCGGTACCAAAGTTTATATTAGATAAATCACTTTTTAGTTTATCTTATATGAATTTTGGTGCACTCCCAATAATCTGGTACACCCATTAACAACTATGATGTTTGTGGTCACGAATTCACGAAAGATATCTGCCTTATAAAACTCCTCAATCCTAATTCATTTGAAACATGATCCTTCGAGTATCAATTTTGTATCAATTCGTCTCAGGCTGACACGAAATCGTATCAGTCTGTACCATTCCAATAttattgtttaatattttatttatttatttagaacATCAAAATTTCGATAATTTAACTAAGTTTTTTACCAAGGACTTCATTAATGTAATTAACAACTAAATTTGCAAGATGATACGAATGCAACCAGAATTAAGCATAAAAATCACAGTTCAACTCATCAGATTTGCAATCAACGATGGTCAGTGTCAAGGGTGGAGCCAACTTGGAGCATGATACGCACACTCGGCCTAACTGGCACCCAAGCGCAAATAGTATTTATTTTGACATTTTTTCGTTTTAAAATGAAATCTATTTTGAGGCATAAAAAACCATTTTCCTATCTAGAGTGGGTTTGCAAGGGGTGTTCTAACAGTGGGTAGATTACTAAGTTACCTTTAATTTCTATAAATTGCTTAAATACCATTCACCTAGATTTAAAACATACACCTAAACTAACCAAAATccaaaatcatattcaaaattAAGAATTATTTTCATTCCTAACCTAATTTAATTATTAATCAAACCGTTTTGATGTTATTTGTCGTCGGTGATTAATTGTTGATTCATaaatatttgattattaattAAAACCACAAGTATAAATGAGTCTTGTGAAGCGTAGCACAAAGAGATTTAACTTCATACCCGCATATTGGAACACAAATCTTTGTTCTTCGTTTTTGTTTCTTGCCTTTTATGTTTCAGAAGAACAGTTCCACTGATAATTAAACATGAAAATGATAGCCGAACTTTACTTTGTTAAAAAACACACTTAGTTCGGTTGTTTAATCTTTTTTCGAATCAGCCAAACCTAAATTggtcagttacagagtgaagttcgactgataacttgtcagccgaacctacattcgtcagttacagagtgaagttcggctgataacttgtcagccgaacctatgttttttgaaaatataccttggttcggctgataacttgtcagtcgaacctaggtatattttcaaaaaacatagGTTCGGTTGACAAGTTATCAGGGGAACTCAACTCTGTAACTTATGAATTTAGGTTCAGCTGATTcgaataaaaaattgaacaaccaaACTAAGTGTGTTCTTTAAAAAAAGTGAAGTTCGACTATCGTTTTCATGTTTAATTATCAGCCGAAATgtttttctggaaaaaaaaacaaagagcaAATATATGGGTTCCAAAATTCGGATCTGAAGCTAAATCTCTTTGCGCAATGCTTAACACGACTCATTTATATTTATGGTTTTAATCAATGATCAAAGATTTATGAATCAACAATTAATCACcgacgaaaaataaaataaatttttttttgattaatgattaaattatgttaagaatggaaaggatttttttatttaaaaacgaTTTTGGATTTTGGTTAATTTAGGTATGTTTTAAATTTAGGTGAAGGGTACTGAAGTAATTTTAAATAATTAAGGGTAATTTAGTAATCTATCAATTactaggacatcccttataaacCCACTCTAGATCGGAAAATGAATATGTATGCCTCAAAATATTTGAATATACTTCAAAACATGATTCATCCGCAAACCTGGTTTCCCTGATCAGTATCAATTGGCATGGGCCAATATCGTCGAAACACACCTTTGATATCAATATCAAAGGACACTGATATCACACCCAGGAACGGGCCTAACAAAGGATTAACCCGGGCTATAGCCCGTTTCTACTTTTTTcctaaattttttttgtaaaattagtAATCAGCCTACCTTTGTTAATCAATGTAGCTTTAGTCCTTTGTTTAAAATATGAAACTTGTTTATTTTCATCCATTTACTTTCTCATTTTCCTTCCTTAAACCATAAATTTCTTTCCCCAATCATATTTTGTAATTAAAGTGTGTCGATTTTGATCTTTTATTTGTATATTTATCTAGTATTTTATAGGCAACCAGTGGTATCCCATAACTTAACCAATAATTATACAATTCGTTCCAAAAATTTGCCACGATCTTCGATTGCATTGACAACTATTGATATTTTAGACCTAGCTAGATAGACTTTGAGTTCGTACCTGACTGCAATGATATCTGACACGacgatttttgtttgtttgttttttgatcgataaagaatACGGTGCTCAAGAATTTTGATCTCAGTTTCAACCGGCATTGACTAGTATCGTCCAAACGAACGTATGATATCAATGTCAATGAATACTGATAATACAACGATACCTAACACGACGAACACAATTTATGTTTTTTCATCGATAAAGAATATGATGCTGACGAGTTTTGAACTCAGGTTACTGGTATTGTCACCTGTCACGACGGCCAACCAAGTTAGAAGAACCTTTGATCCACTTCCTCCTAGTCTAAAACCAACTAACAAACTAGCCCAACCAACCCCAAAGATAAAGACTGATGGTATAACCAAGTACAAGAAAAAGTGGAGAAAAGGAATGGGAATAGAAGAGAAAAGAAACAAGTagaagaaaatagaaaagaaagtaGTAGTTAGTTTTTCTCACTCATCTTTCATCACttgtttccttttctttgttTCATATCCTTTTCTCACCACTTCATGCTCATGGATCTCTTGCCATCATCTCCCCCGTGAACCCTAAACCCAACCCAACCCCATCCATCATCATCACATCAACAACATCAGTCCTTTAATTCTCCCATACCTTTCACTTCTTAGAAAGTGAGAGCCTTATTTTACTCCTTCCTCTCATGACTTCTCTTTTCTccaagaaaaaacaacaacaagaaataGAAGATGATGCGATCTCCTCAAGAATCACTTAGAAATGGGGTTCTTGAAACTTCAACACcaccacaccaccaccatcatcaacccCATCATTTCCATTCTACTGTTTCTTTACTGAAACTCCGTAGATTCAATACCCTTATTCTCATTTTCCGTTTTGTTTCTTTCTGTTTTTGTCTTGCTTCTACCATTTTCATGGCTACTAATTCACTCACCTGGGCTGATTTTACTACTCTTAggtaagtgatttctcttgttcaTTTATTTTCTTGAATTGCCCCCATCTTGACTAAAATTGACTAATTTTGACTggggttttgaattttttcacAGAGTTGTTGTGGCTGCAAATGGGATTGTTGCTGTATATTCATTAGCTGAAATGGGTGCTTCAATTTGGGAGATTTTGAAAGGAACTACTGTTTTACCTGAAACCATTCAAGTTTGGTTTGATTTCAGTCATGACCAGGTATATGCATTTTCTAATTTGATGGAGTCTCAGTTGAAAGGAATTGAATTGATGGGAATTTGGTTCTCCAGAAGTTGAATTTCCGGAGAGTGATTGATTGTGTTTTGTTTTGCCCATTAGGTGTTTGCGTATTTGCTGGTATCAGCAAATGTGGCAGGAACAACAATGGTAAGAACATTGAGAAATGATGGGGATACATGTAGTGTTAATAGCTCATTTTGTGTGCAATCAACCATATCAATTAGTTTAGGATATGTTGGGTTcttatttctagggttttcttcgtTACTGTCTGGATTTCGAGTCGTTTGTTTTATCATTAACGGTTCTCGGTTTCATCTTTGAGATGAAAAATGTATGtacaagagaagagaaaaaaagatTATTGTTATTACAATGTTATTGTTGTGGTTGAGGGAGATTGTCATTGTGTGTAttttataggaagtctgatgagAGTGAGAtatagaatgaatgaaagaaaatTTGTATCAGTTCTTTGTAAGACTGGGAAAAGGCTTTATtgtatgtttgtttgtttttttcctgAGGATTTTTCTGGATTTAACTCATCTGAATCACCACACTTGCTAGAATGTGGATGCAATATGTCCGATGTCTTGGGAGCCAGGCTAATAACCGAAATAACGGTAAGCTTGGTCATCTGACTCAGGAGTGCTGAACCATCACCCATTGAGGTGTAGTTTCACATGTTACAATTGTCAAGCCAGGTTCGAACAAAAACCAATACCTCAAACCAGGTTCGACAATTTTTGTCGGAAAAGCTTGGACATCCGACTGGGATGTTGCAGAAGCAATCACCGCTTGTGATGTAGTTTCACATATTGCAATTGTCAGAGACCAACACAGGCAAAAATGTACGTTTTGACCTGAATTTGCCAACAGTTCCTTTTTTCAAGTGGTATAATAATTCTGCAGAAGAGGGATATGACAAAGTGGATTTATTTCAAGAAATTCAATGTCTGCAATGCACACATCTATGTATAATGTATTGATTCGACTACCAAATACTCTCGCTCTATCTCTCTCTTATCTATGAACTTTAGGTGAAAAACACCAGAACAAACAGAACAATGAATAAAACTACCAAGAATATAATCATCAAAATCTGTCCCTTCGCCCCAGCTTTCTTCATAACCATCTCCACTTTTTTCTGCAGCAAATAAGAATTGATTTTGCTCCATTAGATTGGGATTTACCAGAAAAGGTTTGAATGgagaaatgtcaaatatatcaaatatgGTTTTCAAGTAGGTTATACTTTGTTAAATACAAGAAAGAGGGTAATCCTGTAACAGGATGAAGTCCCTCATCTCCCTTCATGTATCCTCTTAAAGGTTAAACTCAAGAAAATATTTATAGGTAACTCTGATATATATGCTCAGAAGCAGCTATACCTGAACAAAATCAAGACGATTTGTAGTACTCTCCATGTCTAATCCAAGTTCATGTATGATTTTCTCCTGTTGCACCATTAACATTATTAGTTACTATGTATGAAAACTgaaacaaaattttcaaaatttagtATAATAAAAAAAAGGTCCCTGTATAAATTCAGGAAAACTTGGCAGCAGCTACTTGGTAAACTGGGGCTGTGCTAGCAATAGCATTGACATACTTAATGGAAGTATGAGATTATAAGCAGTTGGCTCTGACTTGCGACTGCAGGGGAAGACTTAACTTAAGAGACAGCAAGACCAAGGGTGTGACTTCGATAACCTAGTATCTCCGAATTTTAACAAAGAAGACAACATTTCAACCTTACAAAAGGAATGGCCATAATTCTACCTGATAAACTATGCCCGTTCTAGGACTGACATACTTAAATAACATATGCTATTACAAAGAAGTTAACAAGACTTGTGACTGCAGGGGAAGGCAATTCTAAGAGACAGTTTCCGTTGAGAAAATCTAACAATCTCTAATGCTGAACAGCAACTGTGGGACTTCAGTAACGTAGTATCTTCAAATTCCAACAAACAAGACAATACTTCAACCTTACAAAAGGAATAACAATCAGAAATTCTACCTGTCCTGTAAGTTCTTCGTGTATAGTAAGCCCCACACCTCCAATTCTTTGCACACTTGCACTTAACTCATCCAGTTCATCATCTTGTTGCCTAGAAAAGTCAGTTGGCAAAAAAGCAATCGGTAAGAATCAAATCTGTATCCTGGTATTCGTTGGACCACTGGGGAATAAAAGAGAGGAGATTACTTTATGAGGAGCATCTGTCTATCTGACTCGGATGATATGAAATCATCATTATCTTGTGTTGCATATGATCTGGATTTGCCTGCCTGGTAAGGATCATTAGGGACCCTCATTAGCTCCTGGCGCATACCGTTCGCACTTCTAGCTTTTCCAGCTTCGACAGCTTTCTTCATGACACCCACCTAAATGAGTACATAAAAaagtaacaattttttttttttaaatcaacttGTAGGAAGAAATTGTTCGAAAGAAAACGACCCAAAAAGCCGCATACCAGGCAGCTTTCTTTAAGTTTGTTCAACAGTTTTCTTCATTTAACTCGGGAGACTTTTTTAAAAAGAAACCCACGAATAAGTTTACAGAATGCAAATAACTCAGAATATCTGAAAACCTTCACTCATTTGCTTAGGTTTAGGTACAAAAATTGAAATAATGATTGTAGGACCTGGAGTGTTTAATTAAAAGTCTCCATCGGATGGATTCTTCCAACATACCTGAGTGCGAGCAGTGCTTGTCCATCTTCTACGTTTCTCAAGCTCCACTTCATCAATGCCATACCAGGAAGGGTCTCTAGATGCCACAGCAATCGCCTTATCCAATTCATCCACCTTCCTATCAAGAAATTAAATGTTCAGCAGATACAGAGAGGGCAAGAAGTGCCAAGAAATATGCTATTCTGTGTAGAAGGGATAGGTGGGAAATTTTAAAGTTTACAGCAGCCGTAGTTAGGTAAAAGAACAAAGGTACATTTAACTTAAACTGCAATTAGAGTACAAGTGCCTTTTAATGTAAAATTAGAGTAAATATGCATTGCAATGTAAAATTGTTCAAGTCTCTATAAGGAAGTACGAGTGCCTTTTTGAATTCTTCTACAGAAACGAAATTAGTTACATATTAGCAAATATTCTTCTAACGAATTATTTGTCAAACTGATTGTAATACCTGCCACTCAATGCTTTCACAACCAGTTTGTAGCTCTTTCGTTAGATGGACTCGCTCTCCAGTGTTTGAAGAGACAGTCTCCCATTGGTGAAAAGTAGATTGTAGTTTATCAATCTGACCAAAGAAACTTAAAACATTCAGTTACAGGTCACTGGAAGGACACTGGAACAATCATGAAGAAAACTTCAAATAatctaaaatatataatataacatATGCAAGATATCACCAACAAATTTCTTCTAGCTTTGTCATCATAAAGGATACCATAAAATGCCAGCACTCCTATGAATATGATATACTACATCCAAGGACTCCTATACAGCAGGTTCCATGTACATATTTTGGTTACAATTCAAACTTTACAGAAAAAATTGTCAGCTAATCTCCATGATGCCAAAGGGTATATTAATATACCCAAGTTGTTACACCACAATTACAAGTCACTGTAACGTCAGTGGAGCAATCATGAACTTTGCCTtcaagcaaacaaaacaaaacaacaagAATCGAACACAGCCAACCAACATCAACAATAACAGTAGCAAACGTATTCCATCATTTCCATCAGAAAAAATATGATACAATGCCAGCGTTCTTACTTACTGATCTCATCTTTTACTGAACGAATCTGATATACCATGCCAGCACTAGTAGTCTACTACCCAGTAGATATTGTGCCAGTATTCTAATTATTACTATATTCACAGTTTAGAAGCACAAATATTCCTATACATAATCTGCAATTCTCGGCTAACTTCTACAATCTGCAATTCTCGGCTAACTTCTACAGTATGTGATGTTAAGCACATACAGATATACTCAATTTAAGCAAATCTTATGCACTTTTACTACATAGCTTAACATCAGTTGTTACATTGTTGTACATTTCACATGAAAGGTTACTAACAATGATCACAACCACGTGAAAAGGGAGAAAAACAAACAATTCATGTAAACCAGTAATTGTCACACTATCTTAAAACAATCTCACTGCTAAGTATCCCATGCGAATGAATTCCAACAACATCGATGAAATTAAAAAGCAAcgcaaattcaaagaaaacttCACCATAAGAGTAACAAAAGTAGAAGCACTTAcagaatcttgaatttcttccTTAACAATGTAAAAAGGATCCTGTGGTGAAGACATTTTTAACCTTATTTACATTATCCTGCACAATTAGATACAAAAGAAACTCAAATTCAACATCCAGAACAGATCGTATACATATCAAAATCAACACACATTTCTTCCATAAAAAGTCTTCCTATActaatcatgcaaattaaaatcCCCGATGATAATCGCAATTTTCCGTTTTATAATCAGATCCAGAATTAGAAAACCTAAATTCAGTCCAATTCGCACAGTTCTAAACCCTTAGATCAGATTTATTCACTAATTTTCATCAGATCCAAATACTAAAACTCAATATATACCATAACTAATCGAAGTTTTaccacaaaaaccccaaaaaaactgaaaaatctaTCAGAATTGCAGGATCTGTGAgtatgaacaagaagaagaggaaacagtAGGAGATGCTTACATGCGGATAATCTCTGTtatgttgttggttgaaatttTTACTTGTAGAAAcgaaattttcttttcttcttctttgaaattTGGAGAGCTTGAGAAGATGGAAAAGGAATTTCAGAGAGTgtgaaagaaaaaaggaaaagaaaatactTAATTGACAAGTACTATGGGCAGGCACGTGAGTTGAGTGTTGGTATAGGCTGTGTGAATTGTGATTTACTCGTCCGATCTTGTATCTGAGTCACTCGAACTGACTCAGTGTCTGACATCTGAGTCAGAGCTGACTCGTTATCAGACTTTAGTCTAATCCTTGACTTTGATCTGGTTGAGTCAGGGAACAAAATAGCCTGACTCATGGAACCAAACAACTGACTCGCATATTTTTGAATCAGCCGAGTCAGATCCGAATTAGAAACAAATATATGGAGTTTTGGTTGGTTGTAATAATAATTGGGTAGTGATGACTACTCATTTAGTTAAGGGCTATTTTGAGTTTCTTCCCCTTCCAaaatcgctaattagcgtttcctcctcaaatagattaaaattagtgtttcttcccatcgttagtttttccatccataactcggttagctgagtcagcacatGTGCAATGTGGCaaatttaatattattatttaaaaTCTACCCAAAATACCCTCTTAGATTTTTGCGAAATATGTGTGTCAACCCTATTTCAGAATATAACTAGAGTACCGTTCACTTAGGTCTTCTCTCGAACAAGTGATATGCAGTTCAGAGGTAGTGATGGAGAGAGCTTTTTTTTATGAGTTCTTCAACTTCTTTATTAAATGTCCTTCCCTACAAAATCAAATTCATACACAACCCATTGATGTCTAACAAACTAGGAATCTTACACATTCATCAATTTCAccatcaatcaacaatcaaacacCAAATTGTGAAGGATAATAATAATCtacttttgggtttgtaatctAGCAGTCTGATGCTAATAACGCTAGCAAGTTACACCGATGATCACTGTTATGGTTGCCGATGATAACATCGAATTGCTTCAATTTATTCAACGGTTTCTCTTTTGCCATATCTTTTGGTGTTGCTTCCCATGTTTGAAATTCGTCGGTACCAGAAGCAGATCGAAGAAAATCCTGGTTCTCCCATGGATGAGAGCTCATATAAATGTTAATCACATTCTACTAGAACATCTCGATCCCAGGTATCACCAAACTTTTTTTCATCATCTGAATTTGATTTCTGATATCAAAATTTTGGTTCGCCACGGTTGATTGGGTTTGcaattgttttaatttttgttGATTTAGGCTTGGTTTATATGAAATTCTGGGTAATTCGGTGTTCATGCAATTGGATCAAGGTCATGATGAAATCGAAAACTATACCTCAACAAATTTGAGAAACTTTTTTAGCTCGATAAATTTTGGTGTGTAAAAGTAGGAAACAAATTGAGGATTCTGAAACACGGTTGTCATCATCGTCAATTTCATGTTGATTGTAAAATTTGTTCTGTTGCCGACAGTCGAATCGCGGGAGATGATGAAGATTTGGATTAGATaggaaacgaagaagaagacTATTGATATCGAACTTCTGGATCGTGAGCGGTCCACATGGTTGAGCATTGTTTTTAGGTGTGAGGGTATTTTGGGCAGTTTATTGGAAAGGTATTTGTTTTTGCCACAAGCGCACaggtgctgactcagctaaccagacaatggatggaaaaactaacgatgggaggaaacactagTTTTAATCTATTTGGAGAGAAAACGCTAATTAGCAATCTTGGGAGGTGAGGAAACACAAAATTGCCCTTTAGTTAAAGTGATGTAATTTTGAAGCTCGAAAACTAGAATTTCATTCAGCATTACCAAGAGCCCTATCAATCCTTGATCCCCTTTTATACCAGTACCTAAATTATTGTTTGTTCAAGTATGCTCTCATGACTATTATATCCCTCAGTTACGGGCCACCCCAGAGTCTGCCAATAGAGTCTTGTGTGAGTGCTTTTGTAGTTCAGGTAGGTTTTTAGTTTAATTTGAGGGTGACCATTAGGATGTCAACACGCGTCTATCAACCAGATATGTTAGATTAGGGTTCAATCAT encodes the following:
- the LOC113313357 gene encoding CASP-like protein 4C1, with translation MMRSPQESLRNGVLETSTPPHHHHHQPHHFHSTVSLLKLRRFNTLILIFRFVSFCFCLASTIFMATNSLTWADFTTLRVVVAANGIVAVYSLAEMGASIWEILKGTTVLPETIQVWFDFSHDQVFAYLLVSANVAGTTMVRTLRNDGDTCSVNSSFCVQSTISISLGYVGFLFLGFSSLLSGFRVVCFIINGSRFHL
- the LOC113308415 gene encoding syntaxin-61-like; this encodes MSSPQDPFYIVKEEIQDSIDKLQSTFHQWETVSSNTGERVHLTKELQTGCESIEWQVDELDKAIAVASRDPSWYGIDEVELEKRRRWTSTARTQVGVMKKAVEAGKARSANGMRQELMRVPNDPYQAGKSRSYATQDNDDFISSESDRQMLLIKQQDDELDELSASVQRIGGVGLTIHEELTGQEKIIHELGLDMESTTNRLDFVQKKVEMVMKKAGAKGQILMIIFLVVLFIVLFVLVFFT